From Nguyenibacter vanlangensis, one genomic window encodes:
- the mauD gene encoding methylamine dehydrogenase accessory protein MauD, whose product MTLIIFILAVIVLLLVALALCLLALGRQVGILFERIAPMGALVNDSGPAVGQQSPPFTLASLTGGTAAIGRGTTRATLVFFLSPTCPVCKKLLPIIQSIRKAEGNWLDVVLASDGERAQHARFIEKAGLESYPYVVSAELGIAYRVARLPYAVLLDRDGIIRAKGLINSREQFDSLFNAFEMKFGSIQSYLDAQPAA is encoded by the coding sequence ATGACGCTTATCATTTTCATCCTGGCGGTCATCGTCCTTCTTCTGGTGGCGCTCGCGCTCTGCCTGCTCGCGCTGGGTCGGCAGGTGGGTATTCTGTTCGAACGCATTGCGCCCATGGGCGCGCTGGTGAACGATTCGGGTCCTGCCGTCGGCCAGCAGTCACCCCCTTTCACCCTTGCCAGCCTGACGGGCGGCACGGCCGCCATCGGGCGTGGAACAACGCGCGCGACGCTGGTGTTCTTTCTGTCTCCGACCTGTCCCGTCTGCAAGAAGTTGCTTCCTATCATCCAGTCGATCCGCAAGGCCGAAGGCAATTGGCTGGACGTGGTGCTGGCCAGCGACGGAGAGCGCGCGCAGCACGCGCGGTTCATCGAGAAAGCCGGCCTGGAGAGCTACCCTTATGTGGTCTCGGCCGAGCTTGGGATCGCCTATCGGGTCGCGCGTCTTCCGTACGCGGTCCTGCTCGACCGGGACGGCATCATTCGTGCCAAGGGGCTGATCAACAGCCGTGAACAGTTCGACAGCCTGTTCAACGCATTCGAGATGAAATTCGGCTCTATCCAGTCCTATCTCGACGCGCAACCGGCGGCATAG
- a CDS encoding methylamine dehydrogenase light chain, producing the protein MAKRVDNWVEWMDGLAEAGMRRIASMSGRRSLLHKAGTIFVGGAILPMLPYDNSNGVSHAAEPQAGGTIPDDCQYWRYCSLHGGLCSKCGGSVTQCPPGTTPSKVAWVGTCRNPRDNKDYLVSYNDCCGKAGQCGDSCTRQERDRPGYRMGLASESSWCVANGQQGVHCTVAIVVGLAE; encoded by the coding sequence ATGGCCAAGCGGGTCGATAATTGGGTTGAATGGATGGATGGCCTGGCCGAGGCCGGCATGCGCCGTATCGCCAGCATGTCCGGGCGCCGCAGTCTGCTCCACAAGGCGGGGACAATCTTCGTCGGCGGCGCGATCCTGCCGATGCTGCCCTATGACAATTCAAACGGCGTGTCCCATGCCGCGGAACCGCAGGCGGGCGGCACGATTCCCGACGATTGCCAGTATTGGCGCTATTGCTCGCTGCATGGCGGGCTTTGCAGCAAATGCGGCGGCAGCGTGACCCAGTGTCCGCCGGGAACCACGCCGTCGAAGGTGGCCTGGGTCGGCACGTGCCGCAACCCCAGGGACAACAAGGATTATCTTGTTTCATACAATGATTGTTGCGGGAAGGCGGGCCAATGCGGGGATAGCTGCACGCGGCAGGAGCGCGACCGTCCGGGCTATCGCATGGGCCTGGCCAGTGAATCGAGCTGGTGTGTCGCCAACGGTCAGCAGGGGGTCCATTGCACGGTCGCCATCGTCGTCGGGCTGGCGGAATGA